The nucleotide window TCTCTAACATAATGTCttcaaaacactaaaaaaattgGAGTAATTTAAAATCAGCTTTGAGAAGTTAATTGGTTATCTTATTTGAAGTATGATATTATACATCATGCCTAGCAGCTATCCTATTTGCCATTTGACAGATATATATTCTCttggaaggaaaagacaaaggGGATAATTTGCATTAGTACTTTGTGTCATGGTTTGACACTTTGTGATTGACTTGGTAAAAATAGTGTGCTTTTTTTAGTGTAAGTAAACCCTTTGGGATCCCTCGCCAACATCCCAAATTTGCTACTGTGCCTCACATTACACCTTGTTTTTGCATTAGcattccaaaacaaaaaactaagGAAGCCCTAGCCTGATTTGGCACCATACTCGCCGTCATCAAGTCTTCCTCCGCTTACCTCTTGAGATCCACAATTTCTagagaaagaaacaggcaaGTTTTGTCCTGTGAGGGTTATTTCTAACAAAACAGGAAACACAGCAGTGGTAATGAATCTTCATTTATATAGTTTGTTCCCTAAAACCAGCAAAGGTATAATACAAATTATTCTTAGAACAGATCCGTAACCAGTTTTATTGTAGAAATAACACCTTTACAGCATTTACTTCTCACTGGTTTGTTCTGGCATGCTTCTAATGATGTCAGAGTcacctgtaaaacaaaaatacattgttaGAAGAGGACCCACAGAAAGATGTTTCAGGAATaagccaaaaaataaaaaaaaaaccaccaacgAACACACTGATTCTACAAATAGAAAACAACTTACAAGCAATACAGTCTACCaaaaaaacaagtaattttgATGGCTTGATAAAAAATACTTGTTACTGTATTTTGCTAATCCATACACAATATTTTTACAATAATTATGTACCTGTCACTAGCATGTACAAAGCCAGTACTAGAGCAATAATCTAGTCCTGGAGGACACAATGCATAGCTTTAATATAGCGAATGTCTAGCCTCCCCTGATCACGAAAATATCAGGACAGCGAGAATATTCGCATTACGTTATGCAGCCATAAGATTTACTTGCAGTTCCTTCCCCACCCAAGATCAAAcctaaaatttttaaaagtttacagCTAGTATTTGTATACATGCAAgctaaataaaattttctgaagtaGCACTGAATTCAAACCCATGTCACTTGGGGAGCATATGGTGAAAAGttattacagaaatattaaatCCATGTGTATGCATTTTGGtcaacaaacaaaagattgaTTTTTCTCTTAGAAGATTCTGGAAAGAGGATGAGAAGTCACCTAATTAGCAGTCTGTACAAGGAGCTTGAGCAACTCTGGGACAAAGAGCGCTACCAAACCACAGTAATTACACACAGActtacacttttaaaataaaacgtTTAATATCATTTTCAACTCTGGATTAGTATCCACCTGCATATAGGTTATTTTTGTATATATCATTCTGGGAAGCAGGACAACTCACAATCCTTTGTCTTAGATTTAGGTTGACATAAACAGCACATTGCACAAGCTCACATTCTAGCTGATGAGCTCAGAAACATGCACCATAAAGTTGCTTCCCAGCCACTGAAACCTCATTACAGACTGACAGGTAGACAAAATGCATGCTCAAAGGGTTTAGCAGTAAAAGGAGCTGTGTGCAAACATGAGCAGCAGTAATTCCAGGTTCTGAGAACCTAGGACTCAGAAAAGAAGAACAGGATCTTGGTCAGAAGAAACTGTAATTAAGAGTTAAACCTGACAGAGAAGGACAGCAAAATGTGTCATCACCCCTGCACGTTACTTGCTCGGTGCTGCTACTCACAGGTGAACAGAGGAACCACCGACACATAGCCATTTGGTCACTACACTGTAAGAGAGACATACCTGGGTCAATGATAGCCAGTGTACACACTCTGTAGTATTTTCCACATGCTGTGCCCAATTCAATGTTGTTGCCGCTATAATGGTGGACGCCAGTCTTGGCAAGCATAGCGTAGTACTCAAtctc belongs to Haliaeetus albicilla chromosome 3, bHalAlb1.1, whole genome shotgun sequence and includes:
- the RPL30 gene encoding large ribosomal subunit protein eL30 translates to MVAAKKTKKSLESINSRLQLVMKSGKYVLGYKQTLKMIRQGKAKLVILANNCPALRKSEIEYYAMLAKTGVHHYSGNNIELGTACGKYYRVCTLAIIDPGDSDIIRSMPEQTSEK